The Metallibacterium scheffleri DNA window CAAAAGATGGACCGCGCCGCATTTAATTTGCGACGTCGTGGCGCGTTCTATGCGGATATGGCGGCCTTCATGGATTCTGACATCCCGCCGTTTCAAGCCATCGAGAAGATGGAGTCGATCGCGCGTCGGCGTCGCGGGACGGCGCGCATTGCGCGGATCTATCGCAATGTCATGCGGGAGTTGAAAGGTGGTCACCCGCTGGCACCTTCGCTCGCGCCATGGGTGCCAGGAAATGAGGCGGTGATGCTGGTTGGCGCCGAAAAGGCAGGCCCCGCCGTACTGATGATGGCGTTCAGAGAGCTTTCGACTCTGCTGGATCGCCAGCAAAAGGCGCGTTCCAAACTGAAGTCAGCACTCATTGCGAACGGCTTGGTGTTCGCCGTGATTCTCGGCGTGATCTTCGAAGTCGTCAAGATCATGGTGCCGGAACTGGTGAAGAGTGAAACAAAAGGAATGGTTGCTCAGATGTCGTTCGCGCCCTATTTCTTTGCATTCGGTGAGGGCGTCATCAGCTACGGCTTGTATGCCGCTGTGGCCGTCATCGCGCTGGTGCTATTGGTTTGGTGGTCGCTACCCAACTGGACTCGAAACTTCACCTATTTGAGTCGGCGCTGGTTCGACAACCATTTCGCCCCGTGGACGATTTACAAGCGCTCGCAAGCAACGTTTTTCCTCTCGACGACTGCAGCCATGATGCGCTCTGGCATTCCTCTCAAAGTGATTGCCTCGGATATGTTGCCGTTCGCGTCGAAGTGGATGCGACAGCATCTGAAACGCGTGCTGGTCGATCTCGAAGGCGGTCGAACGGAAGTTGAAGCACTTGGCGGCGGCATGTTACCGACTGACACCGGTGATCGACTGCGCATCTATGCGCTGATGAAGGACTTCACGGCGATCATGACGCGCCTATCGGAAGACAATTTCGTCATCTACGAAAAGACGATTGACGGCATCAGCGCACTGATGAAAACACTTTCGATTTTGGTGCTAGGGCTTTTCGCGGCATCGCTACTGTTTTCGATTTTCGATTATTCGAATGCACTTCAAGCTTCCGTCAACGCCATGCGCTCAGCGGCGGGAGGTTAATCAACGCATGGCCTTTCCAACCCTCAACAAGGAGTACCACCAGTGAACGTGTATCGCATTCGCAATCCTCAGAAGAAGCGCGCTCTGGGCCAGATCTCGATCGAGTATGTGATCGTGATTGCCCTGGTCGCGCTGGCCCTGGTCGGCATCATCATCTACGCGACCCGCGGCCGTCACGAGCAGAACGTCAACGCCGAAGCGTCGAACCTGACCACGATGGTCGGTGCCGTACAAAAGCAGTACAACACCGACCCGAACGGTTTTGCCAACGTCACCGCGCCGACCATCATCGACAACGGGGATGTCCCATCGCAATTGGTACAGGGCACCACCATCGTGTCCGGTTTCGGCTCCCCGATCACCGTGGCGCCGGCAACGACCTATGCGGCAGACGATTCGGTGTCATTCACCTACGATGTGCCGCCGGATGAGTGCTCGAACTTCGTTCAGGCTGTGGCGAGTGACTTCGTGACCATCAGCGTGGGCGGCACCGACGTGAAGAACGTCGCCGGCGGCGTGCCGACGGTCAGCAATGCCACCCTGGGTACGCAGTGCTCGTCGACGGCCGGCGCGCAGGTGCCGATCATCTTCACGGCTACCCGGTAATCGTCATGCGCCCCTCGCGTCAGAACGGTCAAGCCCTGATTGGCGTTGTGATCGCGATGGCGATCATTGGCCTCGCGCTGGTGCTACTCGCCCAGCGCGAGCGCCAAGATTACTACAGCGGCCTTGCCAACGAGCAAGGCGCTGCGCTTGCGCAGTTCGGAGTCGCCTTGCGCGGCTACATCGCCAACGTTCAAGGCGGTTCTCAGACATTGCCCGGGAACCCCTACACGGTCGCCGGCGTCAACTGGCTGATGCCGCCGGACTGCGGCGGCTTGGCTACCAATCCGGTGCAGGGCTACTTGCCCTGCAGCTTCAATGCGGGTGCTGTGGGACCGTCGTACACCACGACGATTACACAGACGCCGGCCACCAATACCATCGAGGCGCGCACGTGGTACATGGCGCAGCCCGAAGGCAACAGCATCACCAGCAAGGGCCGGATGGCGGCGCAAATCGTTTTTTCGGCGTTGGCCCAGCAGACGCTGCCGATCAACGGCATGTTTCTGACAGCCTTTGCGAACAGCCCAATCAACGCGACCGCGGCCGCCGCGCCCAACGCGGTTAATCCAGCGGATCTGGGCCGCGTAATGCTCGTCGTGAACAATTCACCGAGCAACGATATCTGGCTGCGCGTGGACGGCACGAATCAGATGCTCGCTGATCTGAATATGGGCGGTTTCTCGATCAAGAATGCCGTCAATGGCAGCTTTTCTGGCAGCATCCATGCACAGGGGACTGGCCAGTTCGATAACGGTCTTTCGGTCACAGCGGGAACCGCTTATTTGAAGGGTGGTACCATCACACCGGACGTCAAAGTCACCAGTATCAACGAGATGGCTTCGGAGGCCATCTACAATGCCGAGGTACTGACTGGTAGCACGAGTTACACCG harbors:
- a CDS encoding type II secretion system F family protein; amino-acid sequence: MAKQSSLDQKMDRAAFNLRRRGAFYADMAAFMDSDIPPFQAIEKMESIARRRRGTARIARIYRNVMRELKGGHPLAPSLAPWVPGNEAVMLVGAEKAGPAVLMMAFRELSTLLDRQQKARSKLKSALIANGLVFAVILGVIFEVVKIMVPELVKSETKGMVAQMSFAPYFFAFGEGVISYGLYAAVAVIALVLLVWWSLPNWTRNFTYLSRRWFDNHFAPWTIYKRSQATFFLSTTAAMMRSGIPLKVIASDMLPFASKWMRQHLKRVLVDLEGGRTEVEALGGGMLPTDTGDRLRIYALMKDFTAIMTRLSEDNFVIYEKTIDGISALMKTLSILVLGLFAASLLFSIFDYSNALQASVNAMRSAAGG
- a CDS encoding type 4 pilus major pilin, which produces MNVYRIRNPQKKRALGQISIEYVIVIALVALALVGIIIYATRGRHEQNVNAEASNLTTMVGAVQKQYNTDPNGFANVTAPTIIDNGDVPSQLVQGTTIVSGFGSPITVAPATTYAADDSVSFTYDVPPDECSNFVQAVASDFVTISVGGTDVKNVAGGVPTVSNATLGTQCSSTAGAQVPIIFTATR